A DNA window from Centroberyx gerrardi isolate f3 chromosome 3, fCenGer3.hap1.cur.20231027, whole genome shotgun sequence contains the following coding sequences:
- the c1qtnf6b gene encoding complement C1q tumor necrosis factor-related protein 1, with amino-acid sequence MLGACLRLVLLLPLACCVPSPSRPLPRICRRCCDHLEPPAATNQYQVPEVRTVINMTILKGDKGDRGDKGTPGKSGLEGPHGHRGPMGPKGSKGQAGAPGDACKIPQSSFSVGRRKSLHSVDYYQALVFDTVFVNPHEHFNMFKGKFYCYVPGVYFFNVNIHTWNFKETYLHLMHNDKEQVILYAQPSERSIMQSQSVMMDLALNDEVWVRLYKRERENAVYSDDVDIYITFNGYLVAPSVQ; translated from the exons ATGTTGGGGGCGTGTCTGCGGCTGGTTTTGCTCCTCCCCCTGGCTTGCTGtgtcccctccccctccagacCGCTTCCCAGAATCTGCAGGCGGTGCTGCGACCACCTGGAGCCGCCGGCAGCCACCAACCAGTACCAGGTGCCCGAGGTCCGCACCGTCATCAACATGACCATCCTCAAAG GTGATAAAGGAGACCGAGGGGACAAAGGCACGCCCGGCAAGTCGGGTCTGGAGGGCCCCCATGGCCACCGAGGACCCATGGGCCCCAAAGGCAGCAAGGGCCAGGCGGGCGCCCCGGGAGACGCCTGCAAGATCCCGCAGTCCTCCTTCTCGGTGGGACGCCGCAAATCCCTGCACAGCGTGGACTACTACCAGGCGCTGGTGTTCGACACGGTGTTCGTCAACCCGCACGAGCACTTCAACATGTTCAAGGGCAAGTTCTACTGCTACGTGCCGGGCGTCTACTTCTTCAACGTCAACATCCACACCTGGAACTTCAAGGAGACCTACCTCCACCTGATGCACAACGACAAGGAGCAGGTGATCCTGTACGCTCAGCCCAGCGAGAGGTCCATCATGCAGAGCCAGAGCGTCATGATGGACCTGGCGCTCAACGACGAGGTCTGGGTCCGGCTCtacaagagggagagggagaacgCAGTTTACAGCGACGACGTGGACATTTACATCACCTTCAACGGATACCTAGTGGCCCCCAGCGTCCAGTGA